The genome window CTGGATTGGGATATCGGCGCTGACGGACGGGTCGACATTCAACGAGGAGCGGCGGTCACCGGCGGCCTCTGGCTGGCACGGCGCCATGAAGACCGCCGATCGGTCGACCAGGTCGGTGCTTCGGAGCCCGTGACCTATCACGCCTATGGCGTTCGCGCCGGCGGTTCAAAGCGGTTCAATCGCCTTTATGTGCGGGCTGATTTGGAATCTGAATGGTTTTCCTATGACAATGTCGCTGCGTCGGGAGGGGGGACATTCCGGTCTTCGGACCGGGATCGGCGTGTGATTGTTGGTAGTGTCAGAAGCGGTTATGCGATCTCGCCGCGGTTTGAGCCCTTTGTCGAATTGGGGGCCAATGATCGGCACTATGATCAGAGATTTGACGACGGCGGCTTCGAGCGGGATTCGCAAGGCTGGGAGGCAACGACCGGGGCCACGTTCGACCTGTCCGGAGTGACCTATGGCGAGTTCTATGTCGGCTATCTGTCCCAGGACTACGACCGCGACGGGTTCGACACGATCGATGGCTTCAGTTTCGGCGGCGAACTGACCTGGAATCCCACCGGTCTGACGACGGTATCGGCCGGTGCGGAGCGGACCGTCGAAGAGACCACCCTGTCCGGTGCCTCGGGGGCGTTACGGTCCGCCTTCGATCTGCGTGTCGACCACGAGTTGCGTCGTAACGTCATCCTGTTCGGTTTCGCAGGTTATTCACTGATCGAGTATCAGGATGTCAGCCGGGACGACGATCTGGCGTCCGCCGGACTGGGGGCCACCTATTTGGCAAACGAGTATCTGAAACTCGATCTGTCCTACGCCAATGCGTATCGGAACTCGACGGCCAATGCGTCCGATTACAATACGCAGACCGTCCGCTTTCGAGTGACGGGACGGCTCTGAGGCAACCTTGCCGAACACGGCTACGGGATTGTCACAGCAATGCCTCCGCAGAATTGGAATTCTCTCTGGGTGATTTCGTCTTAACGACAATCGGCGCCGGACGGTCATTTTGAACCGTCGGCCCGGTTCGATCGCATGGACGGTTCGTCGGCAATTCCGCCGACGGCTTGCCAATTGGGTCTGAAGGTTTCGCCCCAACGGTTCACCAGGGAGCACCGAGATGAACACTATTGTTCGAGACGAACCCGCGTATCCTGTCGCCATCGAGGAGCGTCAGGCGACCGTATACCCGGTCATTCTGTGCGGCGGCAGCGGGAAACGCCTCTGGCCGGTTTCCCGGCACGACTGTCCGAAACAGTTTCAGCGCCTGACGTCAAAACACAGCCTAATCCAGGAAACCGTACTGCGGGCGCGTGATGTCCTGGGGCTCGGTGCACCGATCATTCTCTGCAATGAGGAGCACCGCTTCATGGTTTCAGACCACATGACGGAAATCGGCGTCACCCCGTTTGCGATCGTCTGCGAGCCTGTATCGCGCAACACCGGTGCCGCGATGGCCGCCGCCGCCGCCATTCTGAAGGAGCAGGATCCGAACGGGATCATGCTGGCCATGCCTTCAGATCATTACATCGGCAATGCCGGCGCGTTTGAGGATGCTTTCGCGCGGGCGAAGTCGGCAGCAGGCTGCGGCTTTCTGGTGACTTTCGGGATTGAGCCGACACGGCCGGAAACCGGCTACGGTTACATCGAACAAGGCGGCAGTGTCTCCGGCGCACCGCATGTTTCTTCCATCGCACGTTTCATCGAAAAGCCGACAGAGACCGAAGCGGAGCGCCTGATCTCGGAAGGCGGCTTTCTTTGGAACAGCGGCATGTTCGTCTTCCCGGTCTGCACGCTCTTGAAGGAGTTCGAACGGCTGGCGCCGGAAATTCACGCGGCGAGCCTGGCGGCGGTGGAAAATGCCACGTCGGAAGAGGGTGGCGTCACCCTTTCCGAGGCGGCGTTTGCGAGGTCGCCCGACCTGTCGATCGATATCGCGATCATGGAGCGGACACAGAAGGCCGCGGTTGTGAAGGCTGATATTGACTGGAGCGATATCGGTACATGGCCGGCGGTAAGGCGCATGCGGGCGCCGGACGCGGACGGCAATGTCATCGAAGGCAACACGGTGGTCGAAGATGTCAGCAACTGCCTGATCCAGGCCAACGGTCGCTTGATTGCCGCGGTCGGCCTGAAAGACCTTGTTATCGTTGATACCGAGGATGCGACATTGATCAGTGCGGCGGATCGAACCGTCAGTGTCGATCGGCTGGTCGGTAAACTGCGCCTGTCCGGGCAGAGCGCTGCGGACAAGCATGTTCAGGTCATTCGGCCCTGGGGCACATTTCAGACAGTCGAGCGGGGCGAGGGCTTCCAGGTTAAGCATATCGTCGTGAAGCCCGGCGAGGAACTGAGCCTCCAGATGCATCATCATCGCGCTGAGCACTGGATCGTTGTCGGCGGCACCGGGCGCATCACGCGAGATGGAGAATCGGAACTGCTGCATGAAAACCAGGCGGTTCACATCCCGCTCGGCGCGTCACATCGATTGGAAAACCCCGGCAAGATTCCGTTGCATCTCATCGAGGTGCAGGTCGGATCCTATCTTGGCGAGGACGATATCGTCCGCTTCGACGACCGCTATGGGAGGGCCTGAGCCTATGGTGGATCGGATTCTGGTAGCGGGTGGTGCCGGGTTTATCGGCAGCCATGTGTGCAAGGCGCTGGCGGCAGCCGGCTTCTTGCCGGTCGTCTTCGACGATCTGTCCGGTGGCCATCGCGATGCGGTTCGGTGGGGGCCGTTGGTTGTTGGCGATATCCGGGATGCTGAGGCTCTGGACAGAACCTTTCGGCAGTACCGGCCGCAGGCGGTCGTTCATCTGGCAGGCTTTATCGCGGCCGGAGAGTCGGTCACGGACCCGCAGAAATACTACGATAACAACATTGGCGGCACGCTGGCCCTGTTGGGCGGCATGCGCCGTCACGACATTCAGTCGATCGTATTCTCGTCCAGCGCCGCAGTATACGGCGACGCACAGGAAATGCCGATCCGTGAAGGTGCTGCCATGGGCCCGTCCAATCCGTACGGTTGGACGAAGGCAATGACGGAGGTGATGTTACGGGATTATGCGGTTTACGGTCTGAACTCCGTTTCGTTGCGATATTTCAACGCTGCCGGAGCCGACCCGGATGGGGATATCGGCGAACTGCACGAGCCTGAAACCCACCTGATCCCTCTGATCCTGGAAGCCGTGGCCGGCCTGCGTCCGACCATCGATATTTTCGGCACAGATCATCCGACGCCCGATGGAACCTGTATCCGCGATTATGTCCACGTGGAAGACCTCGCGCAGGCGCATGTCCTGGCCTTGCGCGCCCTGTTGGAGGGGCGTGTCGAGGGTGCCGCTGCCTACAATCTCGGGAACGGGAAGGGATACAGCGTTCATGAAGTCATCGCGGTGGTCGAGGCGGTGACCGGCAGGCGCGTCCCGGCGCGACACAAGCCTGCGCGCGCAGGGGACCCCCCGCGCTTGGTCGCGGACTCCAGTGAGGCGGAACGGATGCTGGGATGGCGCCAGGAGTATTCCGATCTCGAATCCCAGATTGCCCATGCCTGGGCCTTCCTGAGGAAACGCCGTCCCGAACTCATGGAATCCGTCGGTTGACGGAAGGCAGGAAGAGTTATGCGGAAAATCGACCTTCGCTCCAACGTATCGCCCCTTCGAACCATTGTTCGGATTGTCCTGTCGGCGATTGTCGTTGCC of Alphaproteobacteria bacterium contains these proteins:
- a CDS encoding outer membrane beta-barrel protein, whose product is MSLIAGIFGAGLAVSLITVYASAQSLAQTVPEAPSNAGDALYDDPKRGETVRERSRPGYDPAGVRVGSFFFYPEVGLEEIYRDNIFYSDAGEEADFVTVVEPRASLKSNWESHSLEIRGGMEAGRYLDNTSENYLDWDIGADGRVDIQRGAAVTGGLWLARRHEDRRSVDQVGASEPVTYHAYGVRAGGSKRFNRLYVRADLESEWFSYDNVAASGGGTFRSSDRDRRVIVGSVRSGYAISPRFEPFVELGANDRHYDQRFDDGGFERDSQGWEATTGATFDLSGVTYGEFYVGYLSQDYDRDGFDTIDGFSFGGELTWNPTGLTTVSAGAERTVEETTLSGASGALRSAFDLRVDHELRRNVILFGFAGYSLIEYQDVSRDDDLASAGLGATYLANEYLKLDLSYANAYRNSTANASDYNTQTVRFRVTGRL
- a CDS encoding mannose-1-phosphate guanylyltransferase/mannose-6-phosphate isomerase — its product is MNTIVRDEPAYPVAIEERQATVYPVILCGGSGKRLWPVSRHDCPKQFQRLTSKHSLIQETVLRARDVLGLGAPIILCNEEHRFMVSDHMTEIGVTPFAIVCEPVSRNTGAAMAAAAAILKEQDPNGIMLAMPSDHYIGNAGAFEDAFARAKSAAGCGFLVTFGIEPTRPETGYGYIEQGGSVSGAPHVSSIARFIEKPTETEAERLISEGGFLWNSGMFVFPVCTLLKEFERLAPEIHAASLAAVENATSEEGGVTLSEAAFARSPDLSIDIAIMERTQKAAVVKADIDWSDIGTWPAVRRMRAPDADGNVIEGNTVVEDVSNCLIQANGRLIAAVGLKDLVIVDTEDATLISAADRTVSVDRLVGKLRLSGQSAADKHVQVIRPWGTFQTVERGEGFQVKHIVVKPGEELSLQMHHHRAEHWIVVGGTGRITRDGESELLHENQAVHIPLGASHRLENPGKIPLHLIEVQVGSYLGEDDIVRFDDRYGRA
- the galE gene encoding UDP-glucose 4-epimerase GalE codes for the protein MVDRILVAGGAGFIGSHVCKALAAAGFLPVVFDDLSGGHRDAVRWGPLVVGDIRDAEALDRTFRQYRPQAVVHLAGFIAAGESVTDPQKYYDNNIGGTLALLGGMRRHDIQSIVFSSSAAVYGDAQEMPIREGAAMGPSNPYGWTKAMTEVMLRDYAVYGLNSVSLRYFNAAGADPDGDIGELHEPETHLIPLILEAVAGLRPTIDIFGTDHPTPDGTCIRDYVHVEDLAQAHVLALRALLEGRVEGAAAYNLGNGKGYSVHEVIAVVEAVTGRRVPARHKPARAGDPPRLVADSSEAERMLGWRQEYSDLESQIAHAWAFLRKRRPELMESVG